One region of Mucilaginibacter sp. 14171R-50 genomic DNA includes:
- a CDS encoding VOC family protein produces MANNFSAFIIPTLSVSNAIGAIDFYKRAFGARVLGGNTDPDGATVAELSIEGARIVVADASPAHGNFTPEALGGISVRIGLMVADPDTFAARAVAEGIETVYPVADQPYGYRLGHFIDPHGHHWEIGRPL; encoded by the coding sequence ATGGCAAATAATTTTTCCGCCTTTATCATCCCTACCTTGAGTGTGAGTAACGCCATTGGTGCTATTGATTTTTATAAACGGGCTTTTGGTGCCCGGGTTTTGGGCGGCAATACTGATCCGGATGGCGCTACTGTGGCCGAACTTTCTATTGAAGGCGCGCGTATCGTTGTTGCGGATGCATCGCCTGCACATGGGAATTTTACGCCGGAGGCGCTGGGCGGAATAAGTGTGCGAATTGGATTGATGGTGGCCGACCCCGACACATTCGCGGCGCGCGCGGTAGCGGAAGGTATTGAAACTGTTTACCCCGTTGCCGATCAACCATACGGCTACCGCTTAGGGCATTTTATAGATCCGCACGGGCATCATTGGGAGATAGGTAGGCCGTTGTAA